The Bacillus sp. NEB1478 genome contains the following window.
GACACCGTTCTTATGTTCATACGGTGTGTCTAGTTTCTTGATCTTTTTGGCTAACTCCATTTTATCTACATCGACCTTTGCGTATTGCAGTAGCATGGCTAAAGATGTAACCTCACAGCCTCGATCCAGTTCTGGCATTTGCATAATCAAAGGAACATTTTTAATTAAGGTTACGCCATTCTCCTTTGTTACATTTGCTTTGTCTTGATTAGTATTTTTGTTTGAAAGCAGTGTATCCATTTTTCCTTCTTCTTGCGCTTCCGTTTTTTTATCTTGGTAGTAGCCATAGAAAGCTCCGACCATAAAAGCGAGGACTAGAATGAAAAGTAATTTTTTCAAGATAAGCTCCTTTGAAATTTACTATTTTCTTTAATATTACCAAAACATGTGAAACTTTAAGCATATTATGGTATTTCTCACACTTTTGCCCTATTTTTTATTTTCGTCATTTTTTGTTGTTCTTTTTATATATTTTAGAAGGAAATTGTCGATATAAAACGAAAGAGAAAGTAAATTAGAAAAAGGAGGAAAAAATGGAAAACACAGTTGTAAAAAAGTTAGTCATGACTTCTGCTTTTGCTGGTGCTTTTTTAGCTGTTCCTCTTGTTGGTGAAGCCTCTTTAGGTGATACAACACTTAAACAGGGAATCACCCATAGCGATGTAAAAGAACTGCAATTTTTACTAAAAGAAAAAGGGTATTTCAAAGATCCAGAAACCACGACGTATTTTGGTCCTGTTACGAAGCAAGCGGTAATGGATTTTCAGAAAGCGAACGGTCTGGTTGTCGACGGTATAGTCGGTAAAAAAACGTACGGAAAACTGCTGGAAAAATCCTATCAAGAAGAGAAACCCGCAACGAACGTGGTTGTGCCGAAGCCGCCTGTTAAAGTTACAGAAGCTTCTACTAAAGTATTAAAGTTAGAATCTACTGGGCAAGATGTGGTGAATCTTCAAACCGATTTAAAATTTTTAGGCTTTTTTACCTTTTATAAAGTTACAGATTACTATGGTCCAATTACGACTGAAGCTGTTCGTAAGTTTCAAATCAGCCAAAAGCTTAAAGCGACAGGAGTTGCAGATGCAACGACATTAGATCGTCTTCAAAAAGCTGTTGCGGAAAAGAAAAATCCAGCTCCACCAAAACCAGCACCAGCACCAGCACCTGCGCCAAAACCAGAACCAACACCGGCACCACCAACACAAAGCACACCACCTCAGTCTTCAACGAAAGACTTGAAGTTCGGGATGAGAAGTGCTGAAGTTATCAAACTGCAAACACGACTTAAGAACCTTGGCTTTTTTACATATCCGATGATTACCGACTATTTTGGTACCGTAACAGAGGAAAGTGTTGAAAAGTTTCAAAAAACGTACGGACTGCCTGTGACAGGAATTGTGAACAATACCTTTTTGACCAAACTGGATGAAGTGGAAAAGCAAAAAGGAAAAACACCGAAAACGGCAGATCAGATCACGATTAATGTTATCGCGAATGCTGCAGAATTAATGGGTACTCCTTATCAATGGGGCGGGACTACTCCAAACGGATTTGACTGCAGCGGTTTCATTCAATATGTATTTGCAAAAGAAGGCGTACAGCTTCCGAGAACCGTTGCTCAAATGTGGAATGCGACGAGTTCAGTAAAAGAACCTGCTGTAGGAGATCTGGTCTTTTTTGAAACGTATACTTCAGGTCCTTCACATCTAGGAATCTATATTGGCAACAACCAGTTCGTTCATAGTGGGTCCAGTACTGGTGTTACATTAAGTAATATCACATATAAGTATTGGCAAGACCGCTATCTTGGATCAAAGCACATTAACTATTAAAAGAACAAACAAGCACCTGTAGAGCCCTAAAACTCTAAAGGTGTTTTTTTCGTCAT
Protein-coding sequences here:
- a CDS encoding peptidoglycan-binding protein, which gives rise to MENTVVKKLVMTSAFAGAFLAVPLVGEASLGDTTLKQGITHSDVKELQFLLKEKGYFKDPETTTYFGPVTKQAVMDFQKANGLVVDGIVGKKTYGKLLEKSYQEEKPATNVVVPKPPVKVTEASTKVLKLESTGQDVVNLQTDLKFLGFFTFYKVTDYYGPITTEAVRKFQISQKLKATGVADATTLDRLQKAVAEKKNPAPPKPAPAPAPAPKPEPTPAPPTQSTPPQSSTKDLKFGMRSAEVIKLQTRLKNLGFFTYPMITDYFGTVTEESVEKFQKTYGLPVTGIVNNTFLTKLDEVEKQKGKTPKTADQITINVIANAAELMGTPYQWGGTTPNGFDCSGFIQYVFAKEGVQLPRTVAQMWNATSSVKEPAVGDLVFFETYTSGPSHLGIYIGNNQFVHSGSSTGVTLSNITYKYWQDRYLGSKHINY